The genomic window ATTTTTTACCATTCGAAATTAGAATTTCTTCTACCAAATTTGTAATTCTTTCTTGATACAACAGGGAAGTAAGTATAAATGAAGTGAACAGACTCAACATGACGATGCCAACGAATATTAATACAACACGGGTATATAGTGACTTAATCCCGATACACCTCCAATCGGTAACCGAGGCCGCGGATAGTTACAATCCGGAAGTCAGACTCAAATTCAGCAAACCGTTCTCTAAGCCGTTTGATATGAACATCGACGGTCCTCTCGTCTCCTTCATAATCTATGCCCCATATTTGTTCAATTAGATTGTCCCGGGTAAACAACTGTCCGGCGTAGCTGCCCAGTTTGAAAAGTAATTCGAATTCTTTCATCGGGATCGTGATCGTTTTACCGTCTTTATATACAACCTGATAACTTTTGCGATCTAATGAAATGTCTCCAAGCTTAATCACATTGGAAGCAGCAATTCGATACCGCTTTAGTAAAGCTTTTACCCTTAGAACCAGTTCAACCGGGTCGAACGGCTTCACCAAATAATCATCCGTTCCTAGCTTAAATCCTTTAATTCGATCGCCTGTCTCCCCCTTCGCGGTTATCATTAAAATTGGAATGTCTCCAAGTTCGCGGAGCTTCTTATATAAAACCCAGCCATCCAATTTCGGCATCATAATGTCCAAAATGACGAGATCAACTCTGTCATTCTCCACATAATCCAGCGCATCCGCTCCATTGGATTTCTCGACAACATCCAAACCTTCATCTTCCAAATACAAACGAACCAGCTCACGGATGTGAGCTTCATCATCTACCACTAGTATCTTTGGCAAACTGAATTCTCCCCTTTTACTTATGGTCGAACACAATCTAATTATTACATAACTTTTCCAATACTTTAATCTGATTATTAAAAATATATAATATTAATCTTATATCCTGTGGTTACTATAAATTAGCTTTGTGAACTCAGTATGAATTGAATCGATTTTAAAAAAAGAAAAACCATTAAGAGGAAACAATTATCCGATTGTTCTTGTGTTAATTAAACAATTCTGTCTCGTTACCCAACCAGAAATTCACAATGCTTGAAAATAAGCTGTATACTTATAGAATTTAAATCTTTGTTTATTTTCTTGGTACCCAAAATAAAAAAAGACATGCCATTTTCTTGGACATGTCGTTCAAAGCTTATATAGCCGTTCTAATTGAATTTATTCAATCCAGTGTATGTCATGTTTTTTACACCAATCAATTGCTATTTCTTTGTACCGTCCTTCACGAAAGACATACCACTTTTCTTCAAATCCTAAACGATAAATATGCTCCTTAAACCTTCTAAAGGCACCTCTGCCTTGAATAGCGTTTAATAATATTTTCTTATTTCTCTCATCATTAATTGTAAAGCAAAAATCCACCATCATATCATATTCATTGATATCATATTTTGTGGGGAGTCGTTTGTAATCTTCATAGTTTTCAATGACATCTATAGCAACTTTCATAGCCTCTTGATGCCATTCCGGCAAATGTTCAAAAGAATCATCATCCTCAGCAGCCCGAAGGTCTTCCTCGGATACTGAAACTATTTCTCCAGTCTTTACATTTAAGTATGTATTCATACCGTCGAAATGCATTTCCATGCCATCCATTATTTCTTGTAGTTTAACTTTTTTCGCCATGCTTATTTACCCTTTCTAATTCGCCATTTTAATAAAATTGGTAAGTAAGGCATTCTTCATAAGAAAACACAAATACTTGCCAAGAATAAAGGGGAACCAAAAAAACCTATTATGCCTGGCAGTTGACATAATAGGTCAAATATTTATTATTTGAAAATAGCCTGCCTTTAATCAGGGAACTTGTCCAATCAAACGCAATGCCTTTGGATGCGCTCATATTTGTAAAAATACTTTTTTCGATTGCTTTTTGTGACTGAGTTTAATTCTATACACTTTATTCAACTTTCAAAACCCAGCCAAATGGATCAGGCTGTGTTCCATTTTGTATACCGGTTAATGAATCGTACAATTTTTTAGATAATGGACCAGTTTCACCGTTATTAATGACAAGCTTTTCGTTTCTCCAGAAGAATTCACCAATCGGTGAAATGACGGCAGCTGTTCCTGTCCCAAAGGCTTCCTCTAACAACCCGTCATTATAAGCTTGATGAATTTCATAAATTGATATTTTACGTTCCACAACTGGTACATTCCAATATTTTAAAAGTTGAATGACTGAATTTCTTGTAACACCTTCTAAAATACTTCCATTTAATGCCGGAGTAATGACTTCTCCATTTATTTTAAAGAAGATATTCATACTGCCTACTTCTTCAATGTACGTATTTTCTTTCCCGTCCAACCATAAAACTTGAGAATAACCAGCTTTGCTGGATTCTTCTTGTGCTTTTAGACTGGCAGCATAATTACCGGCCGTTTTGGCATTCCCCGTTCCACCTGCTACGGCACGTACATATTGACTTTCTACAGCAATTTTAACAGGATTCATTCCTTCTTTATAATAAGCACCTACCGGCGATAAAATAATCATGAATTGATATCTCTTTGAGGGTGCAACACCAAGGTATGGTTCGGTTGCAATGATGAACGGACGAATATAAAGGGAAGTGCCCTCTAATGTGGGAATCCAATCCCTGTCAATGGTAATCAATTGTTTTAGAGCATATAAAGCTAAATCTTCATCGATTTGCGGGATACATAACCTGGCATTTGAACGATTTAACCTTTTCATATTTTGATCTGGTCTAAATAATAGAATTTCTTCATCTTTTGTAAGATAAGCTTTTAACCCCTCAAAAACAGTTTGACCATAATGAAAGACCATGGCAGCAGGATCTAAGGTGATTGGTTGATAAGGAACGATCCGGGGGTCATGCCAGCCTTTTCCTTCCGTATAATCCATAATAAACATATGATCTGTAAAATTCTTTCCAAACTCAAGACGGTCAAATGGAGGTATTGGCTTTCTTTTTGTTGTTAGGTTAATTTCAATTTTATAATCTTTCATGATTCTTTCTCCCTGTCTATCAATAATTTTTCTTATAAAATTTATTATCTACCTATAAAAAATAGATAAATCTTTTTAAATATTATAAAAATAAATGATAGACATAACAACCATATTATTCAAAAATAATTAATTTTTATTTTAGTGCGAAAATATATTATACAGTTAGAGTAAAAAATCCCGAAACACGGCAAAGTGTTACGGGATGATAGATTATCTTTTATAATAGGTTAGCCTTATAATTATTCATGAAGACAATCCTTGCATTTTAATATCAAACCGGACATGGAATGAACCAAGTATCCTTGAAATATAAGAAAAAACAAACTGAACTCAAAATATACGTTTGCATATATAAACAATTTATTGTATATTTATAAAAAATATTGGTTACGAGGAGATAATGATGCAAATCTATAATGCAGTTACAAGCGATGTTAAAGATATCCACGATTTAATTCAACTATATTCTAATAAAGGATTAGTTTTACCTCGTTCGTTCTTATCAATATATCAGCATTTACAGTGTATGTATGTTGTAAAAGATCAAAATAAAATCGTTGGAGTTGCTGGATTACATGTTTTGGGCCATGATCTTGCAGAGGTACGTTCATTAGTTGTATCACCGGAACATGTGGGTCGAGGCATTGGTCGCATGCTAGTAAACCATATAATAAATGAAGCATCCAGACTTGGAGTTAAAAGATTAATATCTTTTACTTATCAAGTTAAATTTTTTGAAAAATGTGGATTTGAAATTGTTGAAAAAGAAACTTTACCTGAAAAAGTATGGGTTGATTGTATGCATTGCCCCAAATTTGATTGTTGTGATGAAACCGCAATGGTTAAATATATTGATTAGATCCAGATTATCTTCACTATGCCATAGATAAAAATAAAGAACTCAAGACAAGTAAAAATGCACCATTAAAAGCAAAAAACTTATACTCACTCTAGTAAACATTTTATCCAACACACCCTTTTCTTCTTCGTTACACTCTAAAAGTAGCATAAATTTATTAAACGATTGATAATGGTTTATAAATATTGAGTTAATAAATCTTTTTAAAGAAGTTAAGAAAGCATTTCTAATAAATACCATACTCTAATTAGTTATGCAGTATATTATGTAAACTAAAAACAAAAGAAAACATAACTCTCTTTCTCCCCTCAAGTTCGCATGGCAACACATATCTGGAAGAACTTATTTTCGCAAGTTCCTTATAAAAGTCAGCCGCTAAGAAATAAGAAAGTTATACAAAAGATCAGAGCCGCCTACATCTATCGTAGACAGCTCATTTATTACGGGCCTATTCTGTTATTCAATTGGAAAATCACGTTGGAAATGAACTTTGCCGTTTTCATCACGAATTTCGACTGTCATTTGTTTTCGACCCGGATCAATCTTGATTACACCAAAGTTAAAGAACCCACCTTCAGCATACAGTC from Bacillus methanolicus includes these protein-coding regions:
- a CDS encoding response regulator transcription factor, producing MPKILVVDDEAHIRELVRLYLEDEGLDVVEKSNGADALDYVENDRVDLVILDIMMPKLDGWVLYKKLRELGDIPILMITAKGETGDRIKGFKLGTDDYLVKPFDPVELVLRVKALLKRYRIAASNVIKLGDISLDRKSYQVVYKDGKTITIPMKEFELLFKLGSYAGQLFTRDNLIEQIWGIDYEGDERTVDVHIKRLRERFAEFESDFRIVTIRGLGYRLEVYRD
- a CDS encoding N-acetyltransferase yields the protein MQIYNAVTSDVKDIHDLIQLYSNKGLVLPRSFLSIYQHLQCMYVVKDQNKIVGVAGLHVLGHDLAEVRSLVVSPEHVGRGIGRMLVNHIINEASRLGVKRLISFTYQVKFFEKCGFEIVEKETLPEKVWVDCMHCPKFDCCDETAMVKYID
- a CDS encoding branched-chain amino acid aminotransferase — its product is MKDYKIEINLTTKRKPIPPFDRLEFGKNFTDHMFIMDYTEGKGWHDPRIVPYQPITLDPAAMVFHYGQTVFEGLKAYLTKDEEILLFRPDQNMKRLNRSNARLCIPQIDEDLALYALKQLITIDRDWIPTLEGTSLYIRPFIIATEPYLGVAPSKRYQFMIILSPVGAYYKEGMNPVKIAVESQYVRAVAGGTGNAKTAGNYAASLKAQEESSKAGYSQVLWLDGKENTYIEEVGSMNIFFKINGEVITPALNGSILEGVTRNSVIQLLKYWNVPVVERKISIYEIHQAYNDGLLEEAFGTGTAAVISPIGEFFWRNEKLVINNGETGPLSKKLYDSLTGIQNGTQPDPFGWVLKVE
- a CDS encoding UPF0158 family protein, with protein sequence MAKKVKLQEIMDGMEMHFDGMNTYLNVKTGEIVSVSEEDLRAAEDDDSFEHLPEWHQEAMKVAIDVIENYEDYKRLPTKYDINEYDMMVDFCFTINDERNKKILLNAIQGRGAFRRFKEHIYRLGFEEKWYVFREGRYKEIAIDWCKKHDIHWIE